In the genome of Tachysurus vachellii isolate PV-2020 chromosome 9, HZAU_Pvac_v1, whole genome shotgun sequence, one region contains:
- the tsnaxip1 gene encoding translin-associated factor X-interacting protein 1 isoform X1 produces the protein MTMKKNVQLPPLSTFDSRLSSSKGTPGQVRSVSKILKVTDGCSSGYLSTWPAHVSSQVVQHHSQKHTKSGVKRNHGYSVEFGRTVAKPRFLEQLECYLRRELVSLDLHSPKLQQLKLQAYREVFDYFIEGFKTYKPLLSAIKNEYEITLVYLQQQIQELEPLRAQMVLLSEQCEEKILGLREQERAEITALKQECQHLQQVVGSMKEHQRALQTQVSYLEADLARQYVLYREERDARRLLTDNISSMSYSPQEHGYALDEDPVNLKLALEVCREDLNKAHMEINCLHAEYGDVVPRRDWENLERMHQENLLKLETLQSDFNQLKTEYDTLLNLHQQTSTQRNGLHRKASTPRPQWEQCTDILGSGERCSELFEGQSSQKRLEILLKELSSMGLEQKDFFTGLGTSSDVPIYLRYEGQLRNLRLKKTDVVRVLKDIWRHKASEDEKMDERSDLKEFLHQYLLKQHEERAGQWAYSLLDGIKRFEEDDFIGLFYDILQGKVDESVYRGQTHLLSHLLKVFIQSDTTESGLLSTPEFSAALRTAFPLKGDQDIEELVQAAQSELQTSGGNIAYQRLYTEDTDGKQSDFLDLVKKQAMAERHQYINQLREQLGGKGEVGVEDLRAVFNTIDPTLDSETLYCYLSTAFQTKELHKHTELLDTEVALQRLSTANVNRAGPRPQLD, from the exons ATGACTATGAAGAAGAACGTTCAGTTGCCTCCACTCTCAACGTTTGACAG CAGGCTTTCATCAAGCAAGGGGACTCCAGGGCAAGTGAGGTCTGTGTCTAAAATTCTAAAA gTTACAGATGGATGTAGCTCTGGCTATCTTTCCACCTGGCCTGCCCATGTCAGCTCACAGGTTGTCCAACACCACAGTCAAAAACACACTAAATCTGGAGTAAAGAGAAACCATGG ATACAGTGTTGAATTCGGACGTACTGTAGCTAAGCCACGGTTCCTAGAGCAACTGGAGTGTTATCTCAGGAGAGAACTGGTATCTTTAGACCTGCACAGCCCCAAACTCCAGCAGCTCAAACTTCAG GCATACCGAGAAGTTTTTGACTATTTCATTGAAGGATTTAAAACTTACAAGCCATTGTTGTCGGCTATCAAAAACGAATATGAGATTACTCTAG TATATCTGCAACAGCAGATCCAAGAGTTGGAGCCTCTCCGTGCCCAGATGGTGCTGCTATCTGAACAGTGTGAAGAGAAGATTCTGGGCCtgagggagcaagagagagctgAGATCACAGCTTTGAAACAGGAATGCCaacatctgcagcaagttgttGGGAGTATGAAGGAGCACCAGAGAGCTTTGCAGACACAG GTTTCATATCTAGAGGCGGACCTGGCAAGACAGTATGTGTTGTACAGGGAGGAACGTGATGCCCGCAGGCTGCTCACTGACAACATCAGCAGCATGAGCTACAGCCCACAGGAGCATGGTTACGCACTGGATG AGGACCCTGTGAATCTAAAGCTGGCTTTAGAAGTGTGTAGAGAGGATCTAAACAAGGCGCATATGGAGATCAACTGCTTACATGCAGAATATGGAGATGTGGTTCCCCGTAGAGACTGGGAGAATCTAGAACGTATGCACCAGGAGAACCTCCTAAAG CTGGAGACATTACAGTCTGACTTCAATCAGTTAAAGACGGAATATGACACATTGCTAAATTTACATCAGCAGACCAGCACACAGAGAAATGGCCTTCACAGAAAGGCCTCAACTCCTAGACCACAGTGGGAGCAGTGTACAG ATATACTTGGTAGTGGGGAACGTTGCTCTGAGCTCTTTGAGGGTCAGTCCAGTCAAAAAAGACTGGAGATTTTGCTGAAGGAGTTGAGCAGCATGGGCCTGGAGCAGAAAGACTTCTTTACTGGACTG GGTACTTCCTCTGATGTTCCCATCTATTTGCGCTATGAGGGGCAACTGAGGAACCTCAGACTGAAAAAGACTGATGTTGTTAGAGTTCTAAAGGACATATGGAGACACAAAGCTTCTGAAGATGAGAAG ATGGATGAACGCAGTGATCTAAAAGAGTTTCTGCACCAGTATTTGTTAAAGCAGCATGAGGAGAGAGCAGGACAATGGGCTTACAGTCTGCTTGATGGCATCAAGCGTTTTGAAGAAGATGATTTCATTGGTCTCTTCTATGACATTCTCCAAGGCAAG GTGGATGAAAGTGTGTACCGTGGACAAACCCATCTACTGTCTCATCTGCTCAAGGTGTTCATACAGAGTGACACCACTGAGAGTGGATTGCTAAGCACACCCGAATTCAG TGCAGCTCTTAGGACTGCTTTTCCTCTGAAAGGAGATCAGGATATAGAGGAACTGGTGCAGGCTGCTCAGTCAGAACTACAGACCAGCGGAGGAAACATTGCCTACCAGAGGCTGTACACAGAG GACACAGATGGTAAGCAGAGTGATTTTCTGGATCTGGTAAAAAAGCAGGCTATGGCAGAGAGACACCAGTACATCAACCAGCTAAGAGAACAACTAGGAGGCAAAGG GGAAGTGGGAGTGGAAGATTTGAGAGCTGTTTTCAACACAATCGATCCCACACTGGACTCTGAGACTCTGTACTGTTATTTGAGTACTGCCTTCCAAACGAAAGAGCTGCACAAGCACACAGAGCTTTTGGACACTGAGGTTGCACTACAGCGCCTCTCTACAGCTAATGTAAACAGGGCAGGACCCAGGCCTCAGTTGGACTAA
- the tsnaxip1 gene encoding translin-associated factor X-interacting protein 1 isoform X2 produces the protein MTMKKNVQLPPLSTFDRLSSSKGTPGQVRSVSKILKVTDGCSSGYLSTWPAHVSSQVVQHHSQKHTKSGVKRNHGYSVEFGRTVAKPRFLEQLECYLRRELVSLDLHSPKLQQLKLQAYREVFDYFIEGFKTYKPLLSAIKNEYEITLVYLQQQIQELEPLRAQMVLLSEQCEEKILGLREQERAEITALKQECQHLQQVVGSMKEHQRALQTQVSYLEADLARQYVLYREERDARRLLTDNISSMSYSPQEHGYALDEDPVNLKLALEVCREDLNKAHMEINCLHAEYGDVVPRRDWENLERMHQENLLKLETLQSDFNQLKTEYDTLLNLHQQTSTQRNGLHRKASTPRPQWEQCTDILGSGERCSELFEGQSSQKRLEILLKELSSMGLEQKDFFTGLGTSSDVPIYLRYEGQLRNLRLKKTDVVRVLKDIWRHKASEDEKMDERSDLKEFLHQYLLKQHEERAGQWAYSLLDGIKRFEEDDFIGLFYDILQGKVDESVYRGQTHLLSHLLKVFIQSDTTESGLLSTPEFSAALRTAFPLKGDQDIEELVQAAQSELQTSGGNIAYQRLYTEDTDGKQSDFLDLVKKQAMAERHQYINQLREQLGGKGEVGVEDLRAVFNTIDPTLDSETLYCYLSTAFQTKELHKHTELLDTEVALQRLSTANVNRAGPRPQLD, from the exons ATGACTATGAAGAAGAACGTTCAGTTGCCTCCACTCTCAACGTTTGACAG GCTTTCATCAAGCAAGGGGACTCCAGGGCAAGTGAGGTCTGTGTCTAAAATTCTAAAA gTTACAGATGGATGTAGCTCTGGCTATCTTTCCACCTGGCCTGCCCATGTCAGCTCACAGGTTGTCCAACACCACAGTCAAAAACACACTAAATCTGGAGTAAAGAGAAACCATGG ATACAGTGTTGAATTCGGACGTACTGTAGCTAAGCCACGGTTCCTAGAGCAACTGGAGTGTTATCTCAGGAGAGAACTGGTATCTTTAGACCTGCACAGCCCCAAACTCCAGCAGCTCAAACTTCAG GCATACCGAGAAGTTTTTGACTATTTCATTGAAGGATTTAAAACTTACAAGCCATTGTTGTCGGCTATCAAAAACGAATATGAGATTACTCTAG TATATCTGCAACAGCAGATCCAAGAGTTGGAGCCTCTCCGTGCCCAGATGGTGCTGCTATCTGAACAGTGTGAAGAGAAGATTCTGGGCCtgagggagcaagagagagctgAGATCACAGCTTTGAAACAGGAATGCCaacatctgcagcaagttgttGGGAGTATGAAGGAGCACCAGAGAGCTTTGCAGACACAG GTTTCATATCTAGAGGCGGACCTGGCAAGACAGTATGTGTTGTACAGGGAGGAACGTGATGCCCGCAGGCTGCTCACTGACAACATCAGCAGCATGAGCTACAGCCCACAGGAGCATGGTTACGCACTGGATG AGGACCCTGTGAATCTAAAGCTGGCTTTAGAAGTGTGTAGAGAGGATCTAAACAAGGCGCATATGGAGATCAACTGCTTACATGCAGAATATGGAGATGTGGTTCCCCGTAGAGACTGGGAGAATCTAGAACGTATGCACCAGGAGAACCTCCTAAAG CTGGAGACATTACAGTCTGACTTCAATCAGTTAAAGACGGAATATGACACATTGCTAAATTTACATCAGCAGACCAGCACACAGAGAAATGGCCTTCACAGAAAGGCCTCAACTCCTAGACCACAGTGGGAGCAGTGTACAG ATATACTTGGTAGTGGGGAACGTTGCTCTGAGCTCTTTGAGGGTCAGTCCAGTCAAAAAAGACTGGAGATTTTGCTGAAGGAGTTGAGCAGCATGGGCCTGGAGCAGAAAGACTTCTTTACTGGACTG GGTACTTCCTCTGATGTTCCCATCTATTTGCGCTATGAGGGGCAACTGAGGAACCTCAGACTGAAAAAGACTGATGTTGTTAGAGTTCTAAAGGACATATGGAGACACAAAGCTTCTGAAGATGAGAAG ATGGATGAACGCAGTGATCTAAAAGAGTTTCTGCACCAGTATTTGTTAAAGCAGCATGAGGAGAGAGCAGGACAATGGGCTTACAGTCTGCTTGATGGCATCAAGCGTTTTGAAGAAGATGATTTCATTGGTCTCTTCTATGACATTCTCCAAGGCAAG GTGGATGAAAGTGTGTACCGTGGACAAACCCATCTACTGTCTCATCTGCTCAAGGTGTTCATACAGAGTGACACCACTGAGAGTGGATTGCTAAGCACACCCGAATTCAG TGCAGCTCTTAGGACTGCTTTTCCTCTGAAAGGAGATCAGGATATAGAGGAACTGGTGCAGGCTGCTCAGTCAGAACTACAGACCAGCGGAGGAAACATTGCCTACCAGAGGCTGTACACAGAG GACACAGATGGTAAGCAGAGTGATTTTCTGGATCTGGTAAAAAAGCAGGCTATGGCAGAGAGACACCAGTACATCAACCAGCTAAGAGAACAACTAGGAGGCAAAGG GGAAGTGGGAGTGGAAGATTTGAGAGCTGTTTTCAACACAATCGATCCCACACTGGACTCTGAGACTCTGTACTGTTATTTGAGTACTGCCTTCCAAACGAAAGAGCTGCACAAGCACACAGAGCTTTTGGACACTGAGGTTGCACTACAGCGCCTCTCTACAGCTAATGTAAACAGGGCAGGACCCAGGCCTCAGTTGGACTAA
- the tsnaxip1 gene encoding translin-associated factor X-interacting protein 1 isoform X3, whose product MDVALAIFPPGLPMSAHRYSVEFGRTVAKPRFLEQLECYLRRELVSLDLHSPKLQQLKLQAYREVFDYFIEGFKTYKPLLSAIKNEYEITLVYLQQQIQELEPLRAQMVLLSEQCEEKILGLREQERAEITALKQECQHLQQVVGSMKEHQRALQTQVSYLEADLARQYVLYREERDARRLLTDNISSMSYSPQEHGYALDEDPVNLKLALEVCREDLNKAHMEINCLHAEYGDVVPRRDWENLERMHQENLLKLETLQSDFNQLKTEYDTLLNLHQQTSTQRNGLHRKASTPRPQWEQCTDILGSGERCSELFEGQSSQKRLEILLKELSSMGLEQKDFFTGLGTSSDVPIYLRYEGQLRNLRLKKTDVVRVLKDIWRHKASEDEKMDERSDLKEFLHQYLLKQHEERAGQWAYSLLDGIKRFEEDDFIGLFYDILQGKVDESVYRGQTHLLSHLLKVFIQSDTTESGLLSTPEFSAALRTAFPLKGDQDIEELVQAAQSELQTSGGNIAYQRLYTEDTDGKQSDFLDLVKKQAMAERHQYINQLREQLGGKGEVGVEDLRAVFNTIDPTLDSETLYCYLSTAFQTKELHKHTELLDTEVALQRLSTANVNRAGPRPQLD is encoded by the exons ATGGATGTAGCTCTGGCTATCTTTCCACCTGGCCTGCCCATGTCAGCTCACAG ATACAGTGTTGAATTCGGACGTACTGTAGCTAAGCCACGGTTCCTAGAGCAACTGGAGTGTTATCTCAGGAGAGAACTGGTATCTTTAGACCTGCACAGCCCCAAACTCCAGCAGCTCAAACTTCAG GCATACCGAGAAGTTTTTGACTATTTCATTGAAGGATTTAAAACTTACAAGCCATTGTTGTCGGCTATCAAAAACGAATATGAGATTACTCTAG TATATCTGCAACAGCAGATCCAAGAGTTGGAGCCTCTCCGTGCCCAGATGGTGCTGCTATCTGAACAGTGTGAAGAGAAGATTCTGGGCCtgagggagcaagagagagctgAGATCACAGCTTTGAAACAGGAATGCCaacatctgcagcaagttgttGGGAGTATGAAGGAGCACCAGAGAGCTTTGCAGACACAG GTTTCATATCTAGAGGCGGACCTGGCAAGACAGTATGTGTTGTACAGGGAGGAACGTGATGCCCGCAGGCTGCTCACTGACAACATCAGCAGCATGAGCTACAGCCCACAGGAGCATGGTTACGCACTGGATG AGGACCCTGTGAATCTAAAGCTGGCTTTAGAAGTGTGTAGAGAGGATCTAAACAAGGCGCATATGGAGATCAACTGCTTACATGCAGAATATGGAGATGTGGTTCCCCGTAGAGACTGGGAGAATCTAGAACGTATGCACCAGGAGAACCTCCTAAAG CTGGAGACATTACAGTCTGACTTCAATCAGTTAAAGACGGAATATGACACATTGCTAAATTTACATCAGCAGACCAGCACACAGAGAAATGGCCTTCACAGAAAGGCCTCAACTCCTAGACCACAGTGGGAGCAGTGTACAG ATATACTTGGTAGTGGGGAACGTTGCTCTGAGCTCTTTGAGGGTCAGTCCAGTCAAAAAAGACTGGAGATTTTGCTGAAGGAGTTGAGCAGCATGGGCCTGGAGCAGAAAGACTTCTTTACTGGACTG GGTACTTCCTCTGATGTTCCCATCTATTTGCGCTATGAGGGGCAACTGAGGAACCTCAGACTGAAAAAGACTGATGTTGTTAGAGTTCTAAAGGACATATGGAGACACAAAGCTTCTGAAGATGAGAAG ATGGATGAACGCAGTGATCTAAAAGAGTTTCTGCACCAGTATTTGTTAAAGCAGCATGAGGAGAGAGCAGGACAATGGGCTTACAGTCTGCTTGATGGCATCAAGCGTTTTGAAGAAGATGATTTCATTGGTCTCTTCTATGACATTCTCCAAGGCAAG GTGGATGAAAGTGTGTACCGTGGACAAACCCATCTACTGTCTCATCTGCTCAAGGTGTTCATACAGAGTGACACCACTGAGAGTGGATTGCTAAGCACACCCGAATTCAG TGCAGCTCTTAGGACTGCTTTTCCTCTGAAAGGAGATCAGGATATAGAGGAACTGGTGCAGGCTGCTCAGTCAGAACTACAGACCAGCGGAGGAAACATTGCCTACCAGAGGCTGTACACAGAG GACACAGATGGTAAGCAGAGTGATTTTCTGGATCTGGTAAAAAAGCAGGCTATGGCAGAGAGACACCAGTACATCAACCAGCTAAGAGAACAACTAGGAGGCAAAGG GGAAGTGGGAGTGGAAGATTTGAGAGCTGTTTTCAACACAATCGATCCCACACTGGACTCTGAGACTCTGTACTGTTATTTGAGTACTGCCTTCCAAACGAAAGAGCTGCACAAGCACACAGAGCTTTTGGACACTGAGGTTGCACTACAGCGCCTCTCTACAGCTAATGTAAACAGGGCAGGACCCAGGCCTCAGTTGGACTAA